A genomic segment from Sparus aurata chromosome 10, fSpaAur1.1, whole genome shotgun sequence encodes:
- the rcor2 gene encoding LOW QUALITY PROTEIN: REST corepressor 2 (The sequence of the model RefSeq protein was modified relative to this genomic sequence to represent the inferred CDS: substituted 1 base at 1 genomic stop codon): protein MPSVMERSGAGVLSRSRAKTVTNGNSQPHSEEESSDEEHAHDSMIRVGGDYQAQIPEFKPDSPTRYNEKDQRSMLVWCPNSLLSDAMLDEYILMAKEKHGYNMEQALGMLLWHKHDVERSLADLANFTPFPDEWTVEDKVLFEQAFSFHGKSFHRIQQMLPDKLISSLVKYYYSWKKTRTRTSVMDRQARRLVSKREKDDSNDDLEEGDPGSDSDFEIDAKKEAVKQNPNSATSDKATPSRSGPVKKESIGAQYRHHPLRARRRPPKGMYLEQSDITSLSASQDAGVLTVRQLDTQLVSLKRQVQSIKQNNSIMKQGLNEGVDTFNLLTXAAPKMNSRWTTEEQLLAVQAIRRYGKDFAAIAEVIGTKTPAQVSSFFVSYRRRFNLDEVLREWAAEQVATNRDQRDLRRSGEEMAAATDGAAEEDEVKMEDSPSDAAGGSSPPSSTQTPSNLSQPPPLLRPAPPSAPPSLLRQPPPLQTRPLQNRAPHNHPPPPLIRPAVTTSSSSTGSSNLRASPPNSSSTAGQMPPSLVGLKVEQPNSH, encoded by the exons ACAGTATGATCAGAGTGGGAGGAGACTACCAGGCGCAGATCCCCGAGTTCAAACCAG ACAGTCCAACCCGCTACAATGAGAAGGACCAGAGGAGCATGTTGGTGTGGTGTCCCAACAGTCTGCTGTCTGATGCAATGT TGGACGAGTACATCCTGATGGCTAAAGAGAAACATGGATACAACATGGAGCAG GCTCTCGGCATGTTATTATGGCACAAACATGACGTCGAGCGCTCGCTCGCCGACCTGGCCAACTTCACCCCGTTCCCAGACGAGTGGACTGTGGAGGATAAAGTGTTGTTCGAGCAGGCCTTCAGCTTCCACGGCAAGAGCTTCCACCGAATCCAGCAGATg ctgcCAGACAAGCTGATCTCCAGCCTGGTGAAGTACTACTACAGCTGGAAGAAGACCAGGACCAGAACCTCTGTCATGGACCGACAGGCCAGGAGGCTGGTCAGCAAACGAGAGAAGGACGACAG TAATGATGATTTAGAAGAAGGTGACCCCGGCAGTGACAGTGACTTTGAGATCGATGCCAAGAAAGAG GCAGTGAAACAGAACCCCAACAGCGCCACCTCTGACAAAGCCACCCCCAGCCGCTCTGGGCCGGTGAAGAAGGAGAGCATCGGGGCTCAGTACCGCCACCACCCGCTCAGAGCCCGCCGCAGGCCACCCAAAGGCATGTACCTGGAGCAGTCCGACATCACGTCCCTGTCAGCCTCCCAGGATGCCGGAGTTCTCACTGTACGGCAGCTGGACACACAGCTGGTGTCACTCAAGAGACAG GTTCAGTCGATTAAACAGAACAACAGTATTATGAAACAGGGCTTAAATGAAGGAGTCGACACGTTCAACCTGCTGACGTAa gCTGCCCCTAAGATGAACTCCCGTTGGACCACAGAGGAGCAGCTCCTGGCTGTGCAGG CTATCCGTCGCTATGGTAAAGACTTTGCAGCCATCGCTGAGGTGATCGGGACCAAAACACCAGCTCAG GTGAGTTCGTTCTTCGTGAGCTACCGACGCAGGTTCAACCTGGACGAGGTGCTGAGGGAGTGGGCGGCCGAGCAGGTGGCAACCAACCGAGACCAGAGAGACCTGAGGAGGAGCGGCGAGGAGATGGCAGCGGCTACAGATGGAGCGGCTGAGGAGGACGAG gTCAAAATGGAGGACTCTCCCTCAGATGCTGCTGGCGGCTCCTCTCCGCCCTCCTCCACTCAGACCCCCTCCAACCTCTCGCAGCCCCCTCCGCTGCTGCGCCCCGCCCCTCCCTCAGCTCCACCCAGCCTCCTCCGCCAGCCTCCACCGCTGCAGACGCGCCCACTTCAGAACCGAGCGCCCCACAACCACCCTCCGCCTCCGCTCATCCGACCCGCTGTGACgacctcctcctcatccaccGGGAGCTCCAACCTCAGGGCTTCACCTCCCAACTCCTCCTCCACTGCAGGGCAGATGCCTCCATCGCTGGTCGGGCTCAAAGTGGAGCAGCCCAACTCGCACTGA